A single region of the Candidatus Parcubacteria bacterium genome encodes:
- a CDS encoding PBP1A family penicillin-binding protein, producing MKKLYSRLKRLLLQDPKRTLLFLAATSLLFIGGFLLWASSLRIPDLSSIENRQVSQSTKIYDRTGTILLFALHGQANRTVVPLADIAPAIKNASIAIEDNEFYTHLGIKPTAIVRAVLSNILVILHLSDGYTQGGSTITQQVVKNALLTQDKRISRKIKEWVLAVRLERIISKDRILEIYLNESPYGGNIYGVEEASMSFFGKHAKDLSIAESAYIAALPQAPTYYSPYGNHKDALEGRKNLVLRKMLEFNYITKEEYDTALSEKVAFMAQKDTSIKAPHFVFYVREYLANKYGERALTEGGLKVITSLDYHLQGVAEDIAAKGALENEKKFNAENVGMVAVDPRSGEILTMVGSRNYFDKAIDGNYNIALALRQPGSAFKPFVYATAFKKGYTPDTVVYDLKTQFSTACAPDNFSKADPCFSPDNYDGVFRGPISLRNALAQSLNVPSVKVLYLAGLKESLKTARDMGISTLKGPERYGLTLVLGGGEVTLLDLTSAYGVFANDGVRFEPHAVLRVEDNQGNVLENYEPSITEALSPEIARQVTDVLSDNDARSPAFGEDSALNFPGRSVAAKTGTTNDYRDAWIVGYTPRIAVGAWAGNNDNSAMQKKVAGFIIAPLWHQFMAEALKGVPEEKFPPPPPISEDLKPALRGVAEGPHEILYYVKKSDPTGPYPTDEERAQEAQLRLWDYPVERWVAEHGGTPTTPGSGEISGQSTEPAIFPVPSVVPVI from the coding sequence ATGAAAAAACTCTATTCTCGCCTGAAGCGGCTGCTTCTTCAGGACCCCAAGCGCACCCTCCTCTTCCTCGCCGCTACTTCACTCCTTTTCATCGGCGGATTCCTCCTGTGGGCCTCAAGCCTGCGGATCCCCGACTTAAGCTCCATCGAGAACCGCCAGGTAAGCCAGTCCACCAAGATCTACGACCGTACCGGCACCATCCTCCTCTTCGCGCTCCATGGCCAGGCCAACCGCACCGTGGTACCGCTCGCCGACATCGCTCCTGCCATCAAAAACGCTTCGATCGCGATCGAGGACAATGAATTCTATACTCACCTCGGCATAAAGCCGACCGCCATCGTGCGCGCCGTGCTCTCCAATATCCTGGTGATCCTCCACCTCTCAGATGGCTACACCCAGGGAGGCTCCACCATCACCCAGCAGGTAGTGAAGAACGCCCTCCTTACCCAAGACAAGCGAATCTCTCGCAAGATAAAGGAGTGGGTGCTCGCCGTACGCCTAGAGCGGATCATTAGCAAAGACCGGATACTCGAGATCTACCTCAACGAATCCCCGTATGGTGGCAACATCTACGGTGTAGAGGAAGCTTCCATGTCTTTCTTCGGCAAGCATGCCAAGGATCTCTCTATCGCCGAGTCCGCCTATATCGCCGCCCTCCCTCAGGCTCCTACCTACTACTCCCCTTACGGCAACCACAAAGACGCGCTCGAGGGTCGCAAGAACCTGGTGCTTCGCAAGATGCTCGAGTTCAATTACATAACTAAGGAGGAGTACGACACAGCCCTCTCGGAGAAAGTCGCCTTCATGGCCCAGAAGGACACGAGCATCAAGGCTCCACACTTCGTCTTCTACGTGCGCGAGTACTTGGCTAATAAGTACGGGGAAAGAGCCCTCACCGAAGGAGGCCTCAAGGTCATCACCTCACTCGACTACCACCTCCAGGGCGTCGCCGAGGACATCGCCGCCAAAGGAGCCCTCGAGAACGAGAAAAAGTTCAACGCAGAGAACGTGGGTATGGTGGCCGTAGATCCCCGGAGCGGTGAGATTCTCACCATGGTGGGCTCTCGTAACTATTTCGACAAAGCCATCGACGGCAACTACAACATCGCGCTCGCCCTCCGCCAACCAGGCTCTGCCTTCAAACCATTCGTCTACGCCACCGCCTTTAAGAAAGGCTACACTCCAGATACTGTGGTCTACGACCTCAAAACGCAGTTCTCTACCGCCTGTGCGCCGGATAATTTCTCCAAGGCAGATCCTTGTTTCTCGCCAGACAACTACGACGGTGTCTTCCGCGGCCCCATCTCCCTCCGGAATGCGCTCGCGCAATCCCTCAACGTCCCTTCAGTGAAGGTTCTCTACCTCGCCGGCCTCAAGGAATCCCTCAAGACCGCCCGTGATATGGGTATCTCTACGCTCAAGGGTCCAGAGCGCTACGGCCTCACCTTGGTGCTCGGCGGCGGCGAAGTGACCCTGCTTGATCTCACCAGCGCCTACGGCGTATTCGCTAACGACGGCGTCCGCTTCGAGCCGCACGCGGTACTGCGTGTCGAAGACAATCAAGGCAACGTGCTAGAGAATTACGAGCCCTCCATCACCGAAGCTCTCTCCCCCGAGATTGCCCGCCAGGTCACCGACGTGCTCTCGGACAATGATGCGCGCAGTCCCGCCTTCGGCGAAGACTCTGCTCTCAACTTCCCCGGTCGCAGCGTGGCAGCAAAGACTGGTACGACCAACGATTACCGTGATGCCTGGATCGTAGGCTACACACCGAGGATCGCCGTCGGTGCTTGGGCTGGAAACAATGACAACTCTGCCATGCAGAAGAAGGTCGCAGGCTTCATCATCGCCCCTCTCTGGCATCAATTCATGGCAGAGGCCTTGAAGGGTGTGCCTGAAGAGAAGTTTCCTCCCCCGCCGCCGATATCCGAGGATCTCAAACCAGCACTGAGAGGAGTAGCGGAAGGCCCCCACGAGATCCTTTACTATGTGAAGAAAAGCGACCCGACCGGCCCTTATCCTACCGACGAGGAGCGTGCCCAAGAGGCACAGCTCAGACTCTGGGATTACCCAGTAGAGCGATGGGTTGCAGAGCACGGAGGCACCCCCACTACTCCTGGGAGCGGAGAGATAAGCGGACAGAGCACCGAACCCGCCATCTTCCCTGTCCCCTCTGTCGTCCCGGTAATCTAG
- the ruvC gene encoding crossover junction endodeoxyribonuclease RuvC — protein MANSVRIIGIDPGYDRCGFAILEKNAGGHEKLLFSECFVTSKTLPFLERLRLVGERFDSLIKEYGPAFAGIEKLYFENNQKTAMAVSEVRGALLYLASVNKLPLYEYTPLQVKVAVTGYGRSDKKQVASMVAKLLALTSPLRFDDEYDAIALALTASASVRR, from the coding sequence ATGGCGAATAGTGTCCGTATCATCGGAATAGATCCGGGATACGATCGCTGCGGCTTCGCCATTCTCGAGAAGAACGCTGGAGGCCATGAGAAGCTTCTCTTCTCAGAATGTTTCGTAACTTCGAAAACCCTCCCCTTCTTGGAGCGCCTACGTCTTGTGGGCGAGCGCTTTGATTCCCTTATTAAGGAGTACGGACCTGCGTTCGCAGGCATAGAAAAGCTCTATTTCGAGAATAATCAAAAGACTGCTATGGCAGTCTCTGAGGTGCGCGGCGCCCTCCTCTACCTTGCCTCAGTAAACAAGCTCCCCCTCTACGAATACACCCCGCTCCAGGTGAAGGTGGCGGTCACCGGCTACGGCAGAAGCGACAAGAAGCAGGTCGCCAGCATGGTAGCAAAGCTCCTCGCGCTCACCTCTCCGCTCCGCTTCGACGATGAGTACGACGCCATCGCGCTCGCGCTCACTGCGAGCGCCTCGGTCCGCAGATAG
- a CDS encoding YebC/PmpR family DNA-binding transcriptional regulator — MAGHNKWSQIKRKKGVSDAQRSKLFGKLARFIVLESKKAAGNVSSPSLRAAIDKAKSFNMPSDNIERAIKKGVGGEAGELEVIIYEAYGPGGAALLIEALTGNRNKAASEIKHILSEHGTTLGGIGSALWAFEKIEGEWQPKTEVPVSPEDEEKLGALISALEENEEVQDVYTNAAKTDGE, encoded by the coding sequence ATGGCAGGACACAATAAATGGTCACAGATTAAGCGAAAGAAAGGAGTCTCCGATGCACAGAGGAGCAAGCTTTTCGGCAAGCTCGCGCGCTTCATCGTACTCGAGTCTAAGAAAGCTGCGGGTAACGTAAGCTCCCCCTCCCTGCGCGCAGCCATCGATAAGGCGAAATCTTTCAATATGCCGAGCGACAATATCGAACGGGCGATCAAGAAAGGCGTGGGCGGAGAAGCAGGCGAACTCGAGGTAATAATCTACGAAGCCTACGGCCCAGGAGGCGCCGCTCTCCTCATCGAAGCCCTGACCGGAAACCGCAATAAGGCGGCGAGCGAGATAAAGCATATCCTCTCTGAGCACGGAACGACGCTCGGCGGCATCGGCTCCGCGCTCTGGGCATTCGAGAAGATCGAGGGCGAATGGCAGCCAAAGACAGAGGTCCCCGTCTCTCCAGAGGACGAAGAGAAGCTCGGCGCCCTCATTAGCGCCCTAGAGGAGAACGAGGAGGTCCAGGACGTTTACACGAACGCAGCTAAAACCGATGGCGAATAG
- the ruvB gene encoding Holliday junction branch migration DNA helicase RuvB — protein sequence MSSNGALGAEGVEIKRDELFLDQALRPQTWAEYIGQEKTKDNLKILLAAAKEREHTPEHLLFYGPPGLGKTTLAHLISKELGSQMKVTSGPAIEKVGDIASILTNLSPRDILFIDEIHRLNKTIEEVLYPAMESGALNIIIGKGPSARTIQLELPPFTLVAATTRIAMLSAPLRSRFSGGVFRLEFYSEAEIAKIVERSASLLNIPIEDKAIEEIARRSRFTPRTANYLLKRCRDFAQVNKNSITEEMVKGALELLGVDNIGLSESDRRLLEVIITKFNGGPVGLNTIGAALSEDQATVEEVHEPYLLQLGLIERTPRGRIVTARGYEHLGYPPKTAEQQSLL from the coding sequence ATGTCAAGTAACGGCGCTCTGGGGGCAGAAGGAGTGGAAATCAAGCGCGACGAGCTTTTCCTTGACCAGGCGCTGCGCCCACAGACCTGGGCAGAGTATATCGGGCAAGAAAAGACCAAGGATAACCTGAAAATCCTGCTTGCAGCGGCCAAGGAACGCGAGCATACGCCCGAGCATCTCCTCTTTTATGGCCCTCCAGGCCTCGGTAAGACCACTCTCGCCCACCTCATAAGCAAGGAGCTTGGCTCACAGATGAAAGTGACCTCGGGACCGGCCATCGAAAAAGTGGGAGATATTGCCTCCATCCTCACCAACCTCTCCCCTCGCGACATCCTCTTCATCGACGAGATCCATCGCCTCAACAAGACCATCGAAGAGGTGCTGTATCCAGCAATGGAGAGCGGCGCGCTCAATATCATCATCGGCAAAGGTCCGTCCGCGCGCACCATCCAGCTCGAGCTCCCGCCGTTCACCCTGGTCGCTGCTACCACGCGCATCGCCATGCTCTCAGCGCCGCTGCGCTCCCGCTTCTCCGGCGGCGTCTTCCGCCTAGAATTCTATTCAGAAGCAGAAATCGCCAAGATCGTGGAACGCTCCGCTTCCCTCCTTAATATTCCCATCGAGGACAAAGCCATCGAAGAGATCGCCCGTCGCAGCCGCTTCACGCCGCGCACGGCCAATTATCTCCTCAAGCGCTGCAGGGATTTCGCGCAAGTGAACAAGAACAGCATTACCGAGGAGATGGTCAAAGGAGCGCTCGAGCTCCTCGGGGTGGACAACATCGGCCTCTCCGAATCCGACCGCAGGCTCCTTGAGGTGATCATCACCAAATTCAACGGTGGCCCCGTCGGCCTCAACACCATCGGCGCCGCCCTCTCCGAGGACCAGGCCACAGTAGAGGAGGTGCATGAACCCTACCTCCTCCAGCTCGGCCTCATCGAACGTACCCCGCGAGGACGCATCGTCACCGCCCGCGGCTACGAACACTTAGGCTACCCTCCGAAGACCGCGGAGCAGCAAAGTCTTTTGTAA
- a CDS encoding GspE/PulE family protein: MAVHFDEDKQDKKIADLRSREEEELAKLLSERYGLPYLDLTRLPINSDAVRLLPEATAEEGNLALFDVVGKKLKAAVLSPKNPRTAEILQEFTDKGYLVSSFMVSKASLAHVWARYKDFSFAKESAAGVVDISNEAIEKTLHEVKTVEDIRARVETVLAEKKTYHISRLLEIMLAGALAVGASDLHLEPEEAYVRLRYRLDGVLMDISTFDLKTFLLLLSRLKLISGLKLNLKDTSQDGRFSIKAGSDIEIRTSILPGAYGESLVLRILNPQTINVPMDQLGIEPALYAVIEREIMKPNGMLLTTGPTGSGKTTTLYSFLRKIHTSEVKIITIEDPIEYHLPGIVQTQADHKNYTFAAGLRAALRQDPDVIMVGEIRDGETADIAINAGLTGHLVLSTLHTNNAAGAIPRLIDLGVNSRVISSAINVVLAQRLVRKLCGTCAKERAATPEEAARMNAVLTSVKRRELIPTELKLKDPVGCPACNGTGYRGRIGIFEAVLMTEKVEEVLNSSPSEREIAKASEDQDILTMPQDGVLKALRGVTSLAELERVVELQ; this comes from the coding sequence ATGGCGGTTCATTTTGATGAGGACAAGCAAGACAAGAAGATAGCGGACCTCCGCAGCCGCGAAGAAGAGGAGCTGGCCAAGCTCCTCTCCGAACGCTACGGTCTCCCCTATCTCGATCTCACCCGCCTCCCCATAAATAGCGATGCTGTTCGCTTGCTCCCAGAAGCGACTGCAGAAGAGGGCAACCTCGCTCTCTTTGACGTTGTCGGCAAGAAACTAAAAGCCGCCGTCCTCTCCCCCAAGAACCCGCGCACTGCGGAGATACTCCAGGAATTCACCGACAAAGGCTACCTCGTAAGCTCCTTCATGGTGTCTAAGGCGAGCCTCGCCCACGTCTGGGCTCGCTACAAGGATTTCTCCTTCGCTAAGGAATCCGCCGCAGGCGTAGTGGATATATCAAACGAAGCCATCGAAAAGACCCTGCACGAAGTGAAGACGGTTGAAGACATCAGGGCCCGCGTCGAGACCGTCCTCGCAGAGAAGAAAACCTATCACATCTCTCGCCTACTCGAGATCATGCTCGCAGGCGCACTCGCCGTGGGAGCTTCCGACCTTCACCTCGAGCCGGAAGAGGCATACGTGCGCCTGCGCTATCGTCTCGACGGCGTGCTCATGGACATCAGCACATTCGATCTCAAGACCTTCCTTCTGCTGCTCTCCCGTCTCAAACTCATCTCCGGCCTTAAGCTCAACCTCAAGGATACTTCCCAAGACGGCCGCTTCAGCATCAAGGCGGGCAGCGATATCGAGATCCGTACCTCCATACTCCCCGGCGCCTACGGCGAATCGCTCGTCCTGCGCATATTGAACCCGCAGACCATCAACGTGCCCATGGATCAGCTCGGCATCGAGCCCGCGCTCTACGCCGTAATCGAGCGAGAAATCATGAAGCCGAACGGCATGCTCCTTACCACCGGCCCCACTGGCAGCGGCAAGACGACCACCCTCTACTCTTTTCTCCGAAAGATCCACACATCCGAAGTGAAGATCATCACCATCGAGGACCCGATCGAGTACCACCTGCCAGGCATCGTACAGACCCAAGCGGACCACAAGAACTACACTTTCGCTGCCGGGCTGCGCGCTGCGCTCCGTCAGGATCCGGACGTGATCATGGTCGGCGAGATCCGCGATGGCGAGACGGCGGACATCGCCATCAACGCCGGCCTCACCGGACACCTAGTGCTCTCAACGCTCCATACCAACAACGCAGCTGGAGCCATCCCCCGCCTCATCGACCTCGGAGTGAATTCTAGAGTCATAAGCTCGGCGATCAACGTCGTGCTTGCACAGCGCCTCGTACGCAAGCTCTGCGGTACCTGCGCCAAAGAAAGAGCGGCAACACCAGAGGAAGCGGCACGCATGAACGCCGTCCTCACTTCTGTGAAGCGCCGCGAACTCATTCCCACAGAACTCAAACTAAAAGATCCGGTCGGGTGCCCCGCATGTAATGGCACCGGCTACCGCGGACGCATCGGCATCTTCGAAGCAGTGCTCATGACGGAGAAAGTGGAAGAAGTATTGAATTCCAGCCCAAGCGAGCGCGAAATCGCTAAAGCCAGCGAAGACCAGGACATCCTCACCATGCCGCAGGACGGAGTGCTGAAGGCGCTGCGCGGAGTGACCTCTCTCGCAGAGCTCGAACGCGTCGTTGAATTACAATAG
- the tsaE gene encoding tRNA (adenosine(37)-N6)-threonylcarbamoyltransferase complex ATPase subunit type 1 TsaE: MKEITSRSLADTKAFAESLLKRLVEIPRKSAAVLALYGNLGAGKTALTKELALLLGVKDTVNSPTFILEKIYKVKHPVFERLIHIDAYRLEEPQELAHLGFTELAADGGNLIVVEWAEQVEGLIPESALRVHAEFVDETTRRFYIHDKESKS, encoded by the coding sequence ATGAAGGAGATCACCTCCCGCTCTCTCGCGGACACAAAAGCCTTTGCTGAGAGCCTCCTCAAGAGGCTGGTAGAGATTCCTCGTAAGAGCGCGGCGGTACTCGCCCTCTATGGAAACCTGGGGGCAGGGAAGACCGCGCTCACCAAGGAGCTGGCGCTCCTCCTTGGGGTCAAGGATACGGTTAATAGCCCCACTTTCATCCTAGAGAAGATATACAAGGTGAAGCATCCGGTCTTCGAGCGGCTCATTCATATAGATGCCTACCGCCTGGAGGAGCCGCAGGAGCTTGCTCACTTGGGCTTCACCGAACTTGCCGCAGATGGAGGGAACCTCATCGTGGTCGAATGGGCGGAGCAGGTAGAAGGACTTATTCCCGAGAGCGCGCTACGGGTGCATGCAGAGTTTGTCGACGAGACTACGCGGCGTTTTTATATTCATGACAAAGAAAGTAAAAGTTAA
- a CDS encoding DoxX family membrane protein, with translation MLSIFPELLVYTLAAPLLLRLAAGTLFLLWGAGCFNSSRHALRARLEEWNLPGKETVAVLGIMEIIVGSLLIAGLYTQVVALIGAALAAKSAFLSRKEPFGSASMTVYILVALISLSLALTGPGFFAFDLPL, from the coding sequence ATGTTAAGCATATTTCCTGAGCTTTTGGTATATACGCTCGCCGCTCCGCTCCTCCTCCGTCTTGCTGCGGGCACACTCTTCCTCCTATGGGGTGCAGGCTGTTTTAACTCAAGCCGTCACGCTCTCCGCGCTCGTCTTGAGGAATGGAACCTCCCTGGAAAAGAAACTGTGGCTGTCCTCGGCATCATGGAAATAATCGTGGGTTCCCTCCTCATCGCCGGCCTCTACACTCAGGTGGTAGCGCTTATCGGCGCAGCGCTTGCTGCAAAATCCGCCTTCCTCTCCCGTAAAGAACCTTTTGGTTCCGCAAGCATGACTGTGTACATCTTAGTCGCTCTCATCTCCCTCTCGCTTGCTCTCACCGGCCCTGGGTTCTTTGCTTTCGATCTGCCGCTCTAA
- a CDS encoding TrmH family RNA methyltransferase, whose translation MKKSPITEAVVVLEDIRSAENVGSIFRTADACGVSRIYLTGYTPLPVDRFGRASRVGKSALGAEHSVSWEKADILPLLKKLKKGGFSIIAVEQSPDSVDYKKIPKKEKLAFVFGNEVSGVSPATLKKADVIAEIAMLGEKESLNVSVAAGMVLSRTLDI comes from the coding sequence ATGAAGAAGTCTCCGATAACAGAAGCGGTAGTGGTACTCGAGGATATCCGGAGTGCGGAGAATGTCGGCTCTATCTTCCGTACGGCGGATGCCTGCGGCGTCTCCCGCATCTATCTCACCGGCTACACTCCACTGCCCGTAGACCGTTTCGGCCGTGCTTCCAGGGTGGGGAAGAGCGCTTTAGGGGCAGAGCACTCCGTCTCTTGGGAGAAGGCAGATATCCTGCCGCTCTTAAAGAAGCTGAAGAAGGGAGGATTTTCTATCATTGCCGTGGAGCAGTCTCCTGACTCGGTCGACTACAAGAAAATCCCCAAGAAAGAGAAACTCGCTTTCGTCTTTGGTAACGAGGTGTCGGGTGTTTCTCCTGCAACGCTGAAAAAAGCAGACGTAATCGCGGAGATCGCCATGCTCGGAGAGAAAGAATCTCTCAATGTGTCAGTGGCGGCGGGGATGGTGCTCTCGCGTACGCTCGATATCTAG
- the murE gene encoding UDP-N-acetylmuramyl-tripeptide synthetase yields MESLLRTIKRIIPAPLFKGLRPAYHYSLALLGALRYGFPSRKPIVIGVTGSKGKTTTAEMVNAVLEKAGFVTALAGTLRFKIGADSKENTYKMTMPGRFFLQRFLRDALNAGATHVVLEMSSEGVVQYRHRFIYPDILVFTNIEPEHIESHGSYEKYVAAKHEIGRRVARNGKKRGILIANSDDKEAEGFRKLGIREEFLYGIKDAEPHRAEGKGVAFTFQGAEINLKLPGVFNIYNALAAATLGHALGIPVAQIKEGLESIERIPGRAERVDAGQPFDVIVDYAHTPRSLESIYKAYEGKERICVLSGTGGGRDKWKRPLMGGIASEHCAHIVLTDEDPYDEDPEQIITEVRGGITLPADKVETVMDRREAIRRALSRAVESGRPSAVLITGKGTDPYIMGPRGSKIPWSDARVAREELEKLGFTQ; encoded by the coding sequence ATGGAATCGCTCCTTCGAACCATCAAACGCATTATCCCCGCCCCACTCTTCAAAGGGCTCCGACCCGCCTACCACTATTCCCTCGCACTCCTCGGCGCTCTCCGCTACGGCTTCCCTTCCCGGAAGCCCATCGTCATCGGCGTCACCGGCTCCAAAGGAAAAACCACGACCGCAGAGATGGTAAATGCAGTTTTGGAAAAAGCTGGATTCGTCACCGCACTTGCAGGAACACTCCGCTTCAAGATAGGTGCGGACTCCAAGGAGAACACATACAAGATGACCATGCCGGGACGCTTCTTCCTGCAGCGCTTCCTGCGCGATGCCCTGAACGCGGGCGCTACTCATGTGGTACTGGAGATGAGCTCAGAGGGAGTGGTGCAATATCGCCATCGCTTCATTTATCCGGACATTCTGGTATTCACCAATATCGAGCCGGAGCATATTGAATCCCACGGCTCCTACGAAAAGTATGTTGCCGCCAAACACGAGATAGGCAGGCGAGTAGCACGAAACGGTAAAAAGCGCGGCATCCTCATTGCCAACTCAGACGACAAGGAAGCCGAAGGATTCCGAAAGCTCGGCATCCGTGAAGAGTTTCTCTATGGAATCAAGGATGCGGAACCGCATCGTGCCGAAGGCAAAGGAGTCGCTTTCACCTTCCAGGGCGCCGAAATCAATTTAAAGCTACCAGGCGTATTCAATATATATAACGCGCTTGCCGCAGCCACCCTAGGTCACGCACTCGGTATCCCAGTAGCGCAGATAAAAGAAGGGCTGGAATCAATCGAGCGTATCCCTGGTCGCGCCGAGCGAGTGGACGCCGGGCAGCCATTCGACGTCATTGTGGACTACGCTCACACCCCTCGCTCTCTCGAAAGTATCTATAAAGCCTACGAGGGTAAGGAACGTATTTGTGTCCTCTCCGGCACCGGCGGTGGCCGCGACAAATGGAAACGCCCGCTCATGGGAGGTATCGCAAGTGAACACTGTGCACACATCGTCCTCACCGACGAAGATCCTTACGACGAAGATCCAGAGCAGATAATCACCGAGGTACGAGGAGGTATTACCCTCCCCGCAGACAAGGTAGAGACAGTAATGGATCGCCGCGAAGCGATTCGCCGAGCCCTCTCGCGCGCCGTGGAGTCAGGGCGACCGAGCGCAGTACTTATCACCGGTAAGGGTACCGATCCCTACATCATGGGACCACGAGGCTCAAAGATTCCCTGGAGCGATGCGCGTGTCGCTCGCGAAGAGCTCGAGAAACTCGGATTCACACAATAA
- the ruvA gene encoding Holliday junction branch migration protein RuvA — MIGYLRGSVLSLEEKSLLLEVGGVGYRIFAAQDTLSKIKKEGAEEVALFTYLAVREDALDLFGFFSKEELRFFEQLISVSGIGPKSALGILSSTSVERLSSAIASGDTGYLTKISGIGRKTAEKIVLELREKMGVIEESTGLREETDALDALRSLGYGEREIRDALKKSAPGATTKERIREALKALSS, encoded by the coding sequence ATGATCGGCTACCTCAGAGGCTCAGTCCTCTCTCTCGAAGAAAAGAGCCTCCTGCTTGAGGTGGGCGGCGTGGGCTACCGCATATTTGCTGCACAGGACACGCTTTCCAAGATCAAGAAGGAGGGGGCTGAGGAAGTAGCCCTCTTCACCTACTTGGCCGTACGTGAGGACGCACTCGATCTCTTCGGCTTCTTCTCCAAGGAGGAACTACGCTTCTTCGAGCAGCTCATCAGTGTCTCAGGCATTGGTCCAAAATCAGCTCTCGGCATTCTCTCCTCTACTTCAGTCGAACGACTCTCCTCGGCAATAGCCTCCGGGGACACGGGCTACCTCACCAAGATCTCCGGCATCGGAAGAAAGACTGCTGAGAAGATAGTCCTCGAGCTCCGCGAGAAGATGGGAGTGATTGAAGAGAGCACCGGTCTCCGCGAGGAAACAGATGCGCTTGATGCCCTACGCTCTCTCGGCTACGGCGAGCGTGAGATTCGTGACGCGCTCAAGAAGAGCGCACCTGGTGCCACCACCAAAGAGCGTATCCGCGAAGCGCTCAAAGCTCTCAGCTCATAA
- the rpsT gene encoding 30S ribosomal protein S20: MPITSSAKKALRASKRKRVYNTFRKDAMKDGLKEIKKLVVSGKKADVEKMLANVAQAIDKAAKNGVIKKNTASRKKSRLAKMIKKIK; the protein is encoded by the coding sequence ATGCCGATCACATCATCTGCCAAGAAAGCCCTCCGCGCCTCTAAGCGTAAGCGTGTGTACAACACCTTCCGCAAGGACGCCATGAAGGATGGTCTTAAGGAAATAAAGAAGCTCGTTGTTTCTGGGAAGAAAGCCGATGTTGAGAAGATGCTTGCAAACGTCGCTCAGGCCATCGACAAGGCAGCCAAGAACGGAGTCATCAAGAAGAATACGGCGAGTCGTAAGAAGTCCAGGCTTGCGAAGATGATTAAGAAGATCAAGTAA